CCAGTTCCAGCTCGTCGGAGGTGATGTCGGAGTCGGCGTCGAGCCCGATGACCATCAGGCCTTCGGATTTGAGGTCCTTGAGCGTCCGGGTCAGGTTGACCGCCATCGCCACGGGCAGTTGCGCGGCCGTGCCCGCGCTGGTGCGCCACGCGACTGCGGTGATTCCGGCGCTGCGCCGCTGCGGCAGGATCACGCCGTGCGCGCCGAACGCGGCGGCGGAGCGGATGACCGCTCCGAGGTTGCGCGGGTCGGTCACTCCGTCCAGCGCCACCAGCAGCGGTGGCATGCCGGAGTCCTGGGCGTGGGTGAGCACGTCCTCGGGGTGCGCGTACTTGTACGGCGGCACCTGCAGGGCGACGCCTTGGTGCAGCGCGCCGCCGGTGATCCGGTCGAGTTCGGTGCGGGGCACGTCGAGCACGGAGATGCCCTTGTCGGACGCGTTGCGCACGGCGTCCTTGACCCGGTCGTCGGTGTCGATGCCCTGCGCCACGTACAGCCCGGTGGCCGGGACGCCGGCGCGGAGGCATTCGGCGACGGGGTTGCGCCCGGCGACCAGTTCCGGCAGTTCACGCTGCTCGCGCTGCCTGCGGTTCTGCTGTTCGGTCTTCGCCTTGGCCGCGTCGGCCCGCTTCTTCGCGGGGTGCGGGACGCGGTCCTTGGCCTTCGGCGTCGGGCCTTTGCCTTCGAGCCCCTTGCGACGCTGGCCGCCGGAGCCCTTCACCATCCCCTTCTTGGAGCCCGGCTTGCGGGTCGCCCCACGGCGCTTGTCGTTGCCTGCCAACGTTCGTCACCCGTCCTTGAGTGTCCACATCGGACCGTCGGGTGTGTCCTCGACGGCGACGCCGGAAGCCAGCAGCCGGTCCCGCAGCAGGTCGGCGGTGGCGAAGTCGCGCTCCGCCCGAGCCTTCTGCCGCTGCTCCAGCAGGCCGTCCACCAGCTCTGTCAGTGCTCGGCGCGCGGCGTCGTCGGCACCTGATTCCTCGGCCCACTGCGGGGCGAGGGGGTCCAGGCCGAGCACATCGGTCATGGCGCGCACCGAGGCCGCGGCGGTGCGCGCGACCTGGTCGTCACCGGTGTCGAGCGCGGCGTTGCCCTCGCGGATCGCGGTGTGCACGGCCGCGAGCGCCTGCGGGGTGGACAGGTCGTCGTCCATCGCCGCCGCGAACTCGGGGCGCACTTCGCCGGGTTCCACGCCGCCGGTGCGCTGGGCGACGCGGCGCACGAAGGATTCGATGCGCCGGTAGGTCGCCACCGCTTCCTGCAGCGCTTCCTCGGAGAACTCCAGCGTCGAGCGGTAGTGCGGGCCGACCAGGTAGTAGCGCAGCTCGCTGGCGCGGGCGCGCTGCAGCACCGCGGGAATGCTCATGGTGTTGCCGAGCGACTTCGACATCTTCTCGCCGCTCATGGTCACCCAGGCGTTGTGCAGCCAGTACCGCGCGAAGGGGTCGCCGGCGGCGTTGGACTGCGCGAGTTCGTTCTCGTGGTGCGGGAACACCAGGTCCAGGCCGCCGCCGTGGATGTCGAACTCGCCGCCCAGGTAGTAGGTGGCCATCGCCGAGCACTCCAGGTGCCAGCCGGGGCGGCCGTCGCCCCACGGCGTCGGCCAGCTCG
This window of the Saccharopolyspora gloriosae genome carries:
- the cysS gene encoding cysteine--tRNA ligase, with the protein product MSLHLHDTATRTTREFHPRCDGVASIYVCGATVQGVPHIGHVRSGLNFDVLRRWLLRTGYDVRLVRNVTDIDDKIINKADEAGRPWWEWAATHERAFEKAYDQLGCLPPSALPRATGHIGQMVELIQRLVDKGHAYCAGGDVYFSVGSFSESYGRLSGQRLDEVQQGEAAAGGKRDPRDFTLWKAAKPGEPSWPTPWGDGRPGWHLECSAMATYYLGGEFDIHGGGLDLVFPHHENELAQSNAAGDPFARYWLHNAWVTMSGEKMSKSLGNTMSIPAVLQRARASELRYYLVGPHYRSTLEFSEEALQEAVATYRRIESFVRRVAQRTGGVEPGEVRPEFAAAMDDDLSTPQALAAVHTAIREGNAALDTGDDQVARTAAASVRAMTDVLGLDPLAPQWAEESGADDAARRALTELVDGLLEQRQKARAERDFATADLLRDRLLASGVAVEDTPDGPMWTLKDG
- the rlmB gene encoding 23S rRNA (guanosine(2251)-2'-O)-methyltransferase RlmB; its protein translation is MAGNDKRRGATRKPGSKKGMVKGSGGQRRKGLEGKGPTPKAKDRVPHPAKKRADAAKAKTEQQNRRQREQRELPELVAGRNPVAECLRAGVPATGLYVAQGIDTDDRVKDAVRNASDKGISVLDVPRTELDRITGGALHQGVALQVPPYKYAHPEDVLTHAQDSGMPPLLVALDGVTDPRNLGAVIRSAAAFGAHGVILPQRRSAGITAVAWRTSAGTAAQLPVAMAVNLTRTLKDLKSEGLMVIGLDADSDITSDELELATGPLVVVVGSEGRGLSRLVRDTCDQTVSIPMAGQVESLNASVAAGVVLSEVARRRRTRTFSR